The Leptospira saintgironsiae genome contains the following window.
TATTCCGGCCGGAACTCCTTTGCCGCTTACATCACCGATACAAATATAAGTTTCTTTGTTTGTAGGGTGTGTTATAAAGTCATAATAGTCTCCACCTACTCCAATTGCAGGTACCATGATCCCTCCGAATTCATAATTCGGGTGATCTGGCATCTTTCTAGGAAGTAATGATCTTTGTAAGTCTCTAGCGATCTCTATTTCTTTATCTAATCTTTCTTTTTCCGCTCTTTGATGAAATAAGTGAAAGTTTTGGACTGAGATCCCTGCTTGGACCGCAAATGCATTTAATACATCTATTTCTTCAGGGCTCCAGTGTAGTTCTTCTTCTTTGGCGAGAAGTATCCAAATCTCTGAGTTGTCTGAACGTAATACAGGTAAAATTGCTAAATGTTTTTTCTTTCCGTTACTGCCTAGGGTTTTCCATTCTTTTAGATCTATAGAGTCCATTAAGATGGCGGATTCCGTAGGTTTTTTAAGTACGTTCCATTCTCCTTTCAATGGAACATTCAGTTTGATTTCTGGCGCTCTTGGACTTCCTGTGAGTATATGTCCTTCCGTTGAGATTGTTTTTCCTGACTCGTCTATTTTTCTTTCTAATAAAACGTAAAGATTACTTTCGGAAAATTCAGTTAAAGAAAGAAGGATAACTCTGAAAATTTCGGTTCTATATTTGAATCCTAAACTACTAAGTTTTAAAGCAGCAGAGTGAAGATTCCTAAAATTCCTTGATTGAGTTTGAGAGACTTCAAAAAGAATTCTGTTTTTTAGAGTGGTGGCAAACTGGCTTGCGATTAATTCTAGAAAGTAACGATCCTTCTCCGCTTGGACGGGATCGTCCTTTTCATAATCTACATTAATTAATCCTAATACTTCTTTTTTGAGATGGATTGGAACGGAAAGTTCCGATTCTACTTTGTTTACTCGACCGTATTGTCTGATCTGCTTATGAGGTTGTTCATCAAATCTATAATATACTGATTTGCAAGTCTCGATCGCCTGCCCTAATGGGCCGTTTTGTTCTCCTTTTTTGATCTCCATCCTAAAAGCTAACTTTTCTAGAGCAGGACCTTTTTTATTCTTACAAGATTTTACTAAGATACGATCCAATCTCGGTTCATACACCATGACTGATATCCCTGGAAGATTCAATTTTCTGAATGCTAGGTTGGTAAAATTTTGGAGAAGATCGTCCAGGTTCGGACTAGTATTAAAAAGAGAAAGAAATTCTAATAAGATCTCGTTGGACAATGCGTGAACTTCTGGAGGTTTGATCCTATTTCGTTTTCTTTTTTCTAAGATCCATTCCCTTCCACAGGTATTACAAAGAAATTTTCCATCTTTGAGTTTTCCGTCTGGAAGATAAAATTCTCCGCAAAATACGCAGGACATCCGGAGAAAAATAGTAAAGAAAATGTTTACTAGAGGAAAGACGTTTTCATCTAACTTCAAATAAAATCATCAGCTAACGAGAATTCGTTCTAAATTTTGAAAATTGACCTCTTCTAAAATTTGTAAGTATGTCGAGCATTCGTGATATTATGTTACTCGGAACGGCGAATCCAAATTGATTCTGATACAATTACTGTATTCTTTCCTGGAAATAAAGCGAGTTGCTTGGATTTTAAGGTTTTTTCCTTGACC
Protein-coding sequences here:
- a CDS encoding GAF domain-containing SpoIIE family protein phosphatase, whose translation is MSCVFCGEFYLPDGKLKDGKFLCNTCGREWILEKRKRNRIKPPEVHALSNEILLEFLSLFNTSPNLDDLLQNFTNLAFRKLNLPGISVMVYEPRLDRILVKSCKNKKGPALEKLAFRMEIKKGEQNGPLGQAIETCKSVYYRFDEQPHKQIRQYGRVNKVESELSVPIHLKKEVLGLINVDYEKDDPVQAEKDRYFLELIASQFATTLKNRILFEVSQTQSRNFRNLHSAALKLSSLGFKYRTEIFRVILLSLTEFSESNLYVLLERKIDESGKTISTEGHILTGSPRAPEIKLNVPLKGEWNVLKKPTESAILMDSIDLKEWKTLGSNGKKKHLAILPVLRSDNSEIWILLAKEEELHWSPEEIDVLNAFAVQAGISVQNFHLFHQRAEKERLDKEIEIARDLQRSLLPRKMPDHPNYEFGGIMVPAIGVGGDYYDFITHPTNKETYICIGDVSGKGVPAGIVMATVRTVIHSLVRKNPSTWEILQTVNTYLYQNYFKDIVSPRFMSLTIIHWDQNENRFVFSGGGQGNILVYRKKENRLEEIPTGGVVLGIDPDIDNFENSGEFQLEPGDFFLMFTDGVWEAMDPSEDFFEMERLHKCVFDARKESLPLLLETVLKRIKNFTGEREQTDDITLIGAKRLK